CCCTTGTAGGCCGGACCGAAGAGCATGTCGAACCCGATGCCGGCATCGACGATGGCCTGCGCGTAGTAGCGCCCGAGGCGAGCCAGTGCCCCGCCCGTGTTGAACAGCCCGGCGTTGAAGAAATAGGGGCTGGTGCGCCCGGACTTCAGGGTGAATTCGCCGAAGCGCAACACGCCCTGACCGATGGCGAAACCGAGAAATTCTTTTTGGTAGTCTTTCATCTTGACGGCCCGTTGCTGGCATGGATCGAAGGGCCGCCATTGTAGCAGCTCGCCCGACGCCGGACAGGCCGGCTTTTGACAGTCCCGGCGGGCGCCGATACAGTCCCGGCTTTGCCAACCACCGCCGGAACGCCATGCGCATCATCTCCGTCAACACCAACGGCATCCGCGCCGCCGCGCGCCAGGGCTTCTTCGACTGGCTGCCCGGGCAGGACGCGGACGTGGTCTGCATCCAGGAGACCAAGGCCCAGGAACACCAGCTCGGCGACGAGGCCTTCTGGCCGCAGGGCTACTACTGCTATTACGTCGATGCGGTGAAGAAGGGCTACAGCGGCGTGGCACTGTACGCGCGCCGCGAGCCCGACGAGGTCATCACCGCCATGGGTGCGCCCGAGTTCGACGACGAGGGGCGCTTCATCGAGGCGCGCTTCGGCAAGCTCTCGGTCTGCTCGCTGTACGCCCCCTCCGGCTCCTCCGGCGACCACCGCCAGGAGTCCAAGGAACGCTTCATGGCCTACTTCATGGACTACCTCAAGGGCCTGCGGCGCAAGCGCCGCGAGTACGTGATCTGCGGCGACTGGAACATCGCCCACAAGGAGATCGACCTCAAGAACTGGAAGGGCAACCAGAAGAACTCCGGCTTCCTGCCGCACGAGCGGGCCTGGATGGACGAGCTCTTCGGCCGCGCCGGCTTCGTCGATGCCTTCCGCGTGGTCAACCAGGAGGCAGAGCAGTACACCTGGTGGTCCAACCGCGGCCAGGCCTGGGCGAAGAACGTCGGCTGGCGCATCGACTACCAGGTCATCACCCCCGGCCTGCAGGACAAGGTGCAGTCGGCATCGATCTACAAGGACGAGCGCTTCTCCGACCACGCCCCGCTGATCATGGACTACGACTGGACGATCTGAGGCGGCCTGCCTACGGTCACCCTCAGCGCGTGAGCTTGAGGCCCACCCGCGTGATGACCTCGCCCTCCATCTCGCGCACCACCAGCTCGAGGTTGCCCAGCGGCACGCGGTCGCCGACCACGGGCCGGCGCTTGAAGGCCTGGGCGAGATAATCGGCGAGGGTGGTGGCCCGCGCCCCGTCCGCCACGTCCACGCCGTAGACGGCAGCCACGTCGCCCAGCGTGGCGCCCGCATCGAGCACGAACTCCCCGAAGAAGCGCGATTCGCGCAGGTGCTCCGGCACCTTCGCCGTGGCCAGCAGGCGGTCCAGGGCCTCCACGTCGTCGCCGCGGGCGAGTAGCAGCAGCTGGTCGCCCACCGCGAGCCGCTCGGCCTCGCAGCCCGACACCACCCTGTCGCCGCGGATCAGGCCGGCCACGCTGGTCCCCGGCGGCAGCGACAGGCCGGCTGGTGTCTCCCCCAGGGCCGGGCTGTCCTCGGTCAGCATGTAGACCACCATCTCGTAATCGATCTGGCCGGGCAGGTCGAGCTCCAGGCGCCGGTGCCAGCCCGGGGTGGCCGGCACCTCCAGCCCGAGCCAGCGGGCCACGGGGGCCAGCGTCCAGCCCTGCAGCACCAGCGAGACCAGCACCACGAAGAAGGCCACATCGAAATAGCGCTGGGCGTTGGGCAAGTCGGCCAGCAGCGGGAACAGGGCGAGGATGATCGGCACCGCCCCGCGCAGCCCCACCCAGCCGACGAACAGCTGCTCCTTGAGCGGAAAGCCGAAGGGGGCCAGGGAGATGAACACGGCCAGCGGGCGGGCGATGAAGATCAGCGCCAGCGCCACCGCCAGGGCCGGCAGGGCCACCGAGAGCAGTGCGCTGGGCGTCACCAGCAGGCCCAGCATGAGGAACATCGCGATCTGCACCAGCCAGGCGATGCCGTCGTGAAAGCGCTGGATGCCGAGGTTGGCCTGCAGCGGCCGGTTGCCCAGCACCAGCCCCGCCACGTACACGGCGAGAAAGCCGCTGCCGCCCAGATTCAGCGTGAAGGAGAAGATCACCAGGGCGCCGGCCAGCGCCAGCAGGGGATAGAGGCTGGTGGCCAGGGGCAGGCGGTTGATGACATAGACCAGCAGGCGCCCGCCGCCGTAGCCGAACACCAGGCCCAGCCCCATCTGCTGCACCAGCATCACCAGCACCCCGGCGTCCAGCCCGGTGGCCCCTGCAGCCAGCAGCTCGACCAGGGCCACGGTGAGGAAGATCGCCATCGGATCGTTGGCCCCGGACTCGATCTCCAGGGTGGCGCTGACACGCTCCTTGAGGCGCAGGCCCTGGGCGTGCAGCAGCCCGAACACGGCCGCCGCATCGGTGGAGCCGACGATGGCGCCCACCAGCAGGCCCTGCAGCCAGTTGAGGTCGAACACCAGGGTCGCCACCAGCCCGGTGACGCCGGCGGTGATCAGCACCCCCAGGGTGGCGAGGCTCAGTGCCGGGCGCAGGCCGACGCGAAAGCTCGCCGCCCGCGTGCCCAGGCCGCCGTCGAAGAGGATGATGGCCAGCGCCACCGAGCCGATGAGATAGGCGGCCTGGTAGTTGTCGAAGCGGATCGCGCCCGGCCCCTCCTCGCCGGCCAGCATCCCCAGGGCGAGGAACACCAGCAGCAGCGGCATGCCGACCCGGCGCGAGGGCACGCTGACGAGGATGCTGATGAGCAGCAGCCCGGCGGCGACGAGGATCAGCTGGTTGACGGCATCCATTCGGGGGCTCGGCAGTGGGCGGGGTTCTGGTAAGCTTGCCGATCATTATGCCAGCACCCACGCCACCCTCGCACGAAACCGGACGCCCGGCGCCCCGCGGCAACGCCCGCGCCCGCAACTGGGGCGAGGCCCTGCGCGTCTACACGCGCCCGCAGGTGGTGGCGATGAACTTCCTCGGCTTCTCGGCCGGGCTGCCGTTCCTGCTGGTGTTCTCCACGCTCACCGCCTGGCTGGCACAGGCCGGGGTGCAGCGCGGCGTGATCGGCTTCTTCGCCTGGATCGGCATCACCTATTCCATCAAGGTCTTCTGGGCGCCGGTGGTGGACCGGCTGCGCTTCCCGCTGCTCTCGCGCCTGCTCGGCCAGCGCCGCGGCTGGATGTTCGCCGCCCAGCTCGGCATCGCCGGCGGGCTGGTGCTGCTGGCCCTCACCGACCCGGTCGCCCAGCTCGGGCTCTTCGCCGGCATCGCGCTGTTCGTCGCCTTCAGCTCGGCCACCCAGGACATCACCATCGACGCCTACCGCATCGAGGCGGCGGCCGATGCGCAGCAGGGCGCCATGGCGGCGGCCTATGTCTTCGGCTACCGCGTGGCCACGCTGGCCTCGGGGGCCGGCGCGCTCTACCTGGCGAGCTACCTCTCCTGGAGCCTGAGCTACCTCGTCATGGCCGCGCTCATGCTGGTGGGCATCGTCACCACGCTGCTGATCCGCGAGCCCGTGCATGCGCACAGCGAGGCGGTGAGCGAGCTCGAGGCCGGCATCAACCGCGCCCTGCACCTCGACGGGCTGGGCGAGGGCCGGCCGCGACGCGTCGCGGCCTGGTTCGCGCGCGCGGTGATCGGGCCGTTCGTGGAGTTCTTCACCCGCACCGGCTGGTACGGGCTGGCCATCCTGCTGCTCATCGCCATCTACCGCATCAGCGACATCAGCATGGGCGCCATGGCCAACCCGTTCTACCTCGACCTGGGCTACAGCCTGGAAGACATCGCCAACATCGCCAAGCTCTTCGGCTTCGTCATGACCATCGTGGGCGCCCTGGCCGGCGGCCTGGCCGTGGCGCGCTTCGGGGTGATGTGGCCGCTGTTCGTCGGCGCCATCCTGGTGGCCGCCACCAACCTGCTGTTCTCGCTGCTGGCGATCTCCGAACCCACGCTCGTGATGCTGGCCGTGGTGATCAGCGCCGACAACCTCGGCGCGGGCTTCGCCACCTCGGCCTTCATCGCCTATCTCTCCAGCCTCACCAACCGCGCCTACACAGCCACGCAGTACGCCCTGTTCAGCTCGCTCATGACCCTGCCGGCCAAGATCATCAGCGGCTTCTCGGGTCTGGTGGTCGAGGCGCAGGGCTGGTTCTTCTTCTTCCTCTACACCACGGGGCTCGGCATCCCCACCATCCTGCTGGCCCTGTTCGTCATCCACCACCGCGAGACCCTGGCCCGCCACTTCAACCACCGCCAGGCGGCCGAACGAACGCCTGACGCCTGAGGCCATGACCTTCGCCGAATTCCTGCGCCGCATCGACACCTACTGCGACCACCGCGTGCTCGCCGGCGCGCCGGCCGAGACCTTCGCCGCCGTACAGGAGGGCGTGCATCCGGATGCGGCCTATGGCCCGTTGCTGAAGACGCTGGTCGACTGGTGTGCCGTCAGCTCGGTGGATACGCGGGTGGAACGTGCGGCGCTGGTGAACGCGCTGGGCCCGCTGCGCCTGAGCTACCAGCAGGAAGGGGCCTCGCAGGCAGGGTATGCGGAACTGGCCGCCCTCATCCGCGCCATCGACGCGGCCTTCGACGATGCGCGGCTGGAGGCGCCGGAGCGGGAACTGCACTGATCAGTGCAGGCGGCTCGCGTCGTAGTCGTCGATGAAGCCCTCGGGGGCCTTGACCGTGATCTCGCGCGGGCCCGGCGAGGCGTGGTGCAGGACCATCTTCCAGCCGTCCTCGTAGCGCCGGTAGACGTTGGTGAACACAACCACGCCGCTCACGCTCGGGTCGCCTGCGCGCACGATGTTCTCCAGCCCCGAGTGCACGGCCAGGTCGCCGGTGACGGTCTTCACCACGTCGCTCAGGGTGATCTTCATGTCGAGCTCGCGCGAGAAGACGTGCACCCAGCCCTCCAGCACGTGACCCTGGCCGCGCAGGTGATGCCCGCCCACGGGATGCACGCAGACGATGGCCTCGTCCTCGGCCCAGACGTTCATCATGGCGTCGAGGTCGGCGGCCTCGAAGGCGGCGTAGTAGGCGGCCTCGGCCTCGTCGGGGGTATGGAAGACGGTCTCGGTCATGGTCGATCGCTGTCAGTGCAGGGTGCCGCGGGACGGCGGGGGCGCCTCGGCCTCCTGCCGGGGCGGCTCGGGGGAAGCATGATGCATGATCAGGCGCCAGCTGTCGCCCACCCGGCGATAGACGTTGGTGGCGAGCATCACGCCCTGCGAGTTGTTGCTGAGGGTGATGGTCTCCTTCACGGCGTGCACGGCCAGGTCCTCGTCGAGGGTGGCCTGCTCGTCGGTCAGCACGAAGCGCATGCCGCTGCCGTTGGCTAGGATCGAGCGCCAGCTCTCGCGAATGGCGGCGCGCCCGGCCAGGCGTCCGCCGCCGGGGTGGATACAGAGGATGCCGTCGTCGTCCGCCCAGACCTGCATGAGCATGTCGAGGTCACCGGCCTCGATGCTGCCGTAGAAGACGGCCTCGGCCTCGTTCGCGGTGGCAAAGCGGGATTTGTTCGCCATCGTCCATTCCTCCGTCCGGGTTGCCGGCTCCATCTGGGATGCCGGTTTGTGCTAGGTTAGCCTCTCGTCGCCGCCCCTGTCACACCGCTGAAGGTCTCCCACGCGCATGAGCCACATCCTCGCCGTCGGCATCGCCACCCTGGACATCGTCAACCTCGTCGACCACTACCCGCAGGAGGACGAGGAGCTGCGCGCCACGGGTCAGCGCATCGCGCGTGGCGGCAACGCCGCCAACACCGCCGTGGTGCTCGCCCAGCTCGGCCACCGGGTGGACTTCGCCGGGGTGCTGGCCGACGAACCGGACGGCCACCGCATCGAGGCGGACCTCGCCAACCACGGCGTGAGCACACGCTACTGCGCCCGCGTCGAGGGCGGCAAGTCGCCCACCTCCTACATCTGCCTGAACCAGACCAACGGCTCGCGCACCATCGTGCACTACCGCAACCTGCCGGAGTTCGACTACGCGCAGTTCGCCGGGATCCCCGTCGAGGCCTTCGACTGGCTGCACTTCGAGGGCCGCAATCCGGCCGAGACCGAGCGCATGCTCGCCACCGCGCGGCGCCGGCTCGCCGACCAGCCCGTATCGCTGGAGCTGGAGAAGCACCGCGACGGCATCGAGAGCCTGCTGCCCCATGCCGACGTCATCCTCTGCTCGCGCGCCTTCGCCCGCGCCGCGGGCTTCGACGACCCCGAGGCCTTCCTCGATGCCTGGCAGGCGAAGGCACCGCAGGCGATCTGGACCTGCACCTGGGGCGGGGACGGCGCCATCGGCCGCGACCGCAACGGCCAGCGCTACCGGAGTCCCGCCTTCCCGCCGCCCGCGGTGCTGGACACCCTGGGCGCGGGCGACACCTTCAACGCCGGGCTCATCGCCGCGCTGGCCTCGGGCCACCCGCTGGGGGCGGCGCTCACCATGGCCTGCCGCCTGGCCGGCCACAAGGTGGGCCAGGCGGGTTTCACCGGTCTGGATACCAACCAGCTTGCCTTCTGAGCCCATGACCGACGCACTCTGCCACATCCAGGACCTCGCCGATCCGGGCTCGAAGGGCTTCGAGGTGGTGATCGACGGCGCGCCCACCGAGATCTTCCTGGTGCGTCGCGGCCAGGCCGTCCATGCCTACCGCAACAGCTGCCCGCACACCGGCGGCCCGCTGGACTGGAAGCCCGACGAGTACCTGGACGGCGAGGGCGAGTACATCATGTGCGCCACCCATGCCGCGCTGTTTCGCATCGAGGACGGCCTGTGCATAGGCGGACCCTGCAAGCGACAGCACCTCACGCCCGTGCCGCTGCGGGTGGACGGTGACGCCATCTACCTGGCCTGACCCCCGCATGCGTGCGATCCTGCTGTTCCCGCTCCTGGCCATCTGCTTCGCCCTGCTGGCCTGGGCGCTGCCCGCGCCCTTCGCCGCCCTCAAGCCCGCCATCCCCTGGCTGCTCGCGCTGGTGATGTTCGGCATGGGCATGACGCTGCGCCCCGCGGACTTCGGCGAGACACTCGGGCGCCCGGGGCTGATCGGCCTGGGGCTCGGGCTGCAGTTCCTGGTCATGCCGCTGGCGGCCTGGGGAGTGGGCGAGGCGCTGGGGCTTTCGGCCGCGCTGCTGGCGGGGCTGGTGCTGGTGGGCGCGAGCCCGGGCGGCACCGCCTCCAACGTGATCTGCTACCTGGCGCGCGGCGACGTGGCGCTCTCCATCACGCTCACCACGCTCTCCACCCTGCTCGCCGTGCTGGCCACCCCGCTGCTCACCTGGCTGTACGTGGGTCAGCGTATCGAGGTGCCGGTCGGGCCCATGCTGGTCTCGGTGGCGCAGATCGTCCTCCTGCCCGTGGCGCTGGGCGTGGCGGCCAACACCCTCCTCGGCCGGCGGCTCGCTGCCGTCCAGCAGGTGTTCCCGGCAGTCTCCATCGCCGCCATCGTGCTCATCATCGCCATCGTGGTGGCCCTGAACGCCGACCGGCTGGCCGGCCTCGGCGCCCTGCTGCTGCTCGCCGTGATCCTGCACAATGCCCTTGGCCTCGCGGCCGGCTATGCCGCGGGACGGCTGTTCGGCTTCGACCGCCGCATCGCGCGCACCCTGGCCATCGAGGTCGGCATGCAGAACTCCGGCCTGGCCGTGGCCCTGGCCGCCAAGTACTTCGCCCCGGCCGCGGCCCTGCCCGGCGCCCTGTTCTCGGTCTGGCACAACCTCTCGGGGGCGGCGCTCGCCGCGGTCTGGTCGCGGCGGGGCGACTGAACGGCCGCGGTCGGCTATAGTCGGCGAATCGCAAAGCAGTCGAGGAGACCCCATGCGCATCCGTTCCACGGCGTTCGAGCACAACCAGCCGATCCCCGCACGTTACACCTGCGAGGGCGAGGACGTCTCGCCGCCGCTGATCTTCGAGGAGGTGCCGGCGAAGGCGAAAAGCCTGGTGCTCATCGTCGACGATCCGGATGCGCCGGACCCGAAGGCGCCGCAGCGTACCTGGGTACACTGGGTGCTGTACAACCTGCCGCCCGACCTCACCGGCCTGGACGAGGCCACCACCACCCCGCCGCGCGCCGCCGTGGGCCTGAACGACTGGCAGCGCAACGACTGGGGCGGCCCCTGCCCGCCCATCGGCCGACACCGCTACTTCTTCAAGCTCTACGCCCTGGATACCGTGATCGACGAACGCGAGGGCCTGACCAAGCTCGACATCACCGAGGCCATGATCGATCACGTCATCGCCCAGGCGGAACTGGTGGGGACCTACGCCAGGGCCGGGGACTGAGCGCGTAGAGAAGGCCGCCGCCGTCAGGCGGCGTCGAGTGCATCCAGCAGCCCACCGACCCGGCCCTCGAGCTCGGCGATCAGACCGGATTCAAGCTGCGCACGCAGCTTGAGCATCAGGTCGTCGTGCTGCTCGGCCGCCTCGCGCGCCAGCCGGGCGAGGCCCGCCCGTTCATCCTGCTCGCGCGCTGCCTGACACAGCGGGTCCTCCGGATCATGGGTCGCCGAGAGTTCGATCAGCCGGCGGAAATGCTCGGCCCCCGCCTGCTCGGCGGCCTCGCGCAGCATAAGGCGCAGGACCTGCCGGTCATGCACCTCGCCCAGCAGGTCCTGCAGGGTCTTGAGCGTATCCACCACCTCGTCGGCCGGAGCCAGCAGGCCGCACAGGGGCTCCACCAGGTAACGCAGGCGCTTGGCCTCGATGCGGGTGCGATGCGCACAGCGGGCATCATCCACGGTGCGCAACGCACGCAGCGATACCCCCAGCCGGTCCATCACCGCCTGCACCCGTCCGGCGACCGCCGCCGCGAAAGGCTGATGCTCCTTCCCGCCGGGACGCAACCGGGCGAAGCTCGCGCTGAGCTTGCCGAAATGCTTGCCGATCCGCTTGCGCAGGCGCCGACGCTCGGCCTGCCGGGCCGCCCCCAGGCGCTGCTGCAGCCAGTCGAAACCGACCCGTTCGTGGGGCCGCATGATTTCGCGCTCCTGCGCCAGCCAGGCGAGCTGCACCTCCAGGTCACGCGCACGACCCGTCGCCTCCGTCACCCGCGCCAGGCGCTTGCGCAGCTTGCGCAATGCGCCGCCGGCCAGGCAGGGCCGATAGGCCCGCTCGAGCGAGCGCAGGCGACGCACGGCCACGCGAAAATCGTGCACCGCCTCCTCGTCGCCATCGATCTGGATCCGCGCCAGCGCCTCCTCTGCCTCGGCAAACCGCTCCGTCATCAGGCCGAGCACGACCTCGGGCGCCGGACGTGTCAGCGCATTCTCGTGCAGCCGGTTCATGCGGTGTGCGGGAGACTGGACATCCCACGAGCATAGTCCGTGTTTGTGACAGTCACCCGACAGGTCACGGTGACATCAAACTGTCACCGCCGCCTGCTAAGAGTGGCCGCATGGGCGAGAGCCACCAGAACACACCAACCGCCAACACCGCGGAACTACAGGCCCTGCTCGACGAGCTGCTGGCCCTGCGTACCCATCTCGACCGACGCTCGGTGGAACGCCTGGCGGCATACACGGACGGCTTCGAGCTGCCGGGCTCGCGCGACAGCGCCTGCAATCTCGCGCAGTACCTGGCCCTGCGCGAATTCGACCGGCGTCCGCTGCAGCAGGCGCTGGCGCGCAACGGCCTCTCCTCGCTCGGGCGCAGCGAGGCGCACGTGCTCGGCACCATCGACCAGGTGATCCAGCTGCTTTCACGCGCACTACAGCGCGACCCGCCCATGGCTCGGCCCGCCTGCCCCACCGTCGGCTTCGAGGAGGGGAGCGACCGGCTGGCACGCCATGCCGAGCGGGTGCTCGGCCTTTCACACCCCGCACGGGCGGTGCGTATCATGGTCACGCTCGCCACCCGGGCCGCCGAGGACCCAGTCCACGTGCGCGAGCTGCTACAGGCCGGCATGGACTGTGCGCGCATCAACTGTGCCCACGATACCCCGGAGCTGCGCCAGCGCATGGTCAGGCACGTGCGGGCGCAGGCGGCCGAACTCGGCCGTCCCTGCCAGGTCGTCATGGACCTGGCGGGCCCGAAGCTGCGCACCGGCCCGCTCGAGTCCTACACGCGCCCACTGCACATCCGCCCCCACCGCGACGTACGCGGCGTGATTCGCCGCCCCGCCACGGTGCTGCTCTGTACGTCGGAAATCGACGAGGGCGGCCTGGTGCCGGATACCGACGCCCGCCTGGGCCTGCCGGCCGCCCTCGGTGCCCAGCTGCGTGTCGGTGACCGGCTCGCCTTCGAGGATACCCGTGCCAAGCAGCGTGCCATCACCATCGAGCGCGAACTCGGGCCCGGCCGCTGGCTGGGCAGCTGCGGCAAGTCCTGCTACATCGACGCCGGCACCCGCGTACGCCTGGAACGGCGGGCACAGGGGCGCAAGGCGAATCACGAGGACGGCTTCCACTTCACCGGCTTCACGCTGGAGCCGGTCGAGCTGCGGGTGTATCGGGACGACCCCCTGCTACTGCGCCGCGACCAGGCGCCCGGGCACCCGGCCCGGGTCGATGCCGCCGGCCACGTCTCCACGCCGGCCACCATCGGCTGCATGGGCGAACTCGCCCTGCCGCCCGTCTCGCCAGGCGACCCGGTCTGGTTCGATGACGGCACCATCGGCGCGCAGGTGCTGGAGGTGCGAGAGGAAGGACTGCTCCTGCGCATCACCCAGGCCAGGCCCGGGGGCAGTCTCATCCGCGCGGACAAGGGCATCAATTTCCCGCAGAACCCGATGCATGGCTGCTCGCTCACGCCGAAGGACCTGGCCGACCTGGACATGGTCGCCCGGGAGGCCGATGCCGTGGGATATTCCTTCGTCGAGAGCGCTGAGGACATGCGCCTGCTGATGCAGGAACTGGCGAAGCGGGACGCGGCCGGTATGCCGATCATCGCCAAGATCGAGACCCGCCAGGCGGTGCGCAACCTGCCTGATATCATTCTTTCCACCATCGGCCGACATCCGCTGGGCATCATGATCGCCCGCGGCGACCTGGCCGTGGAGCTCGGGCCCGAGCGCCTGGCCGAGATGCAGGAGGAGATCCTGTGGATCTGCGAGGCCGCACACATCCCGGTGGTCTGGGCCACGCAGGTGCTGGAGACGCTGGTGAAGAAGGGGACGGTCTCGCGCCCCGAGCTCACCGACGCGGCCATGGCCAACCGTGCCGAGTGCGTGATGCTGAACAAGGGACCCTATGTCACGCGCGCGGTGCAGACCCTTGCCGACATCCTGGCACGCATGCACGACCACCAGGTGAAAAAGACCGCGCAGCTGCGCGCCCTGCACTGGTGAGAGTCAACGCCCGGACGCCAGCCGGTCGGCCCGGCGCGTCGTCTCCGGCAAGCGGTAGCGGGTGAGGCAGCCCATCACGTAGTCGATGGCGGTGGGCAGCGAGACGCGATGTCCGGGCGAGACGTAGACGGGCTTCACGTTCGCCCGCGTGCGCAGCACCGCGCCGATGGCCTCCCCGCCGTCCAGCAACGGCACCCAGCCCCCCTTCTCCAGCGGCACCTCGGCATGGGTGCCGAGCAGGCGCGACTTGGCCACGCCGATGGTCGGCAGGTCCAGCAACACACCGAGGTGGCTGGCGATGCCCAGGCGCCGGGGATGGGCGATGCCCTGCCCGTCGCAGAGGATCAGGTCGGGCAGGGCCGGAAGCAGCGCCAGCGCGGCGAGCACGGCCGGGATCTCGCGAAACGACAGCAGGCCCGGCACGTAGGGAAAGGTGGTCGGCACCCGCGCGATCCGTTCCTCCCGCGGTTCCAGCCCCGGATAGGTCAGCACGGCCACCGCCGCCCGCGTCGTCCGCCCTCCGTCCTCGAAGCCCACGTCCACCCCCGCCACCTGTCGCACCGGATCCAGCCGGTCCTCGGTGACCACATACCCGCGCAGCCGCGCCTGGATGGCGCGGGCCTCGGCGGGGGTGACGGACCAGGGGTGGGCGTGGTGGAGGTGCATGGGGTTCGTCCGTTGTCCGTTGTCCGTTGTCCGTTGTCTGTACATCGTCATCCCAGCGGAGGCGGGGGTCCAGCGCGGCGGGCGCGCCCAATGGCCACAGAGACTGGTAT
The window above is part of the Chromatiales bacterium genome. Proteins encoded here:
- a CDS encoding YbhB/YbcL family Raf kinase inhibitor-like protein, which translates into the protein MRIRSTAFEHNQPIPARYTCEGEDVSPPLIFEEVPAKAKSLVLIVDDPDAPDPKAPQRTWVHWVLYNLPPDLTGLDEATTTPPRAAVGLNDWQRNDWGGPCPPIGRHRYFFKLYALDTVIDEREGLTKLDITEAMIDHVIAQAELVGTYARAGD
- the xth gene encoding exodeoxyribonuclease III; translated protein: MRIISVNTNGIRAAARQGFFDWLPGQDADVVCIQETKAQEHQLGDEAFWPQGYYCYYVDAVKKGYSGVALYARREPDEVITAMGAPEFDDEGRFIEARFGKLSVCSLYAPSGSSGDHRQESKERFMAYFMDYLKGLRRKRREYVICGDWNIAHKEIDLKNWKGNQKNSGFLPHERAWMDELFGRAGFVDAFRVVNQEAEQYTWWSNRGQAWAKNVGWRIDYQVITPGLQDKVQSASIYKDERFSDHAPLIMDYDWTI
- a CDS encoding potassium/proton antiporter — translated: MDAVNQLILVAAGLLLISILVSVPSRRVGMPLLLVFLALGMLAGEEGPGAIRFDNYQAAYLIGSVALAIILFDGGLGTRAASFRVGLRPALSLATLGVLITAGVTGLVATLVFDLNWLQGLLVGAIVGSTDAAAVFGLLHAQGLRLKERVSATLEIESGANDPMAIFLTVALVELLAAGATGLDAGVLVMLVQQMGLGLVFGYGGGRLLVYVINRLPLATSLYPLLALAGALVIFSFTLNLGGSGFLAVYVAGLVLGNRPLQANLGIQRFHDGIAWLVQIAMFLMLGLLVTPSALLSVALPALAVALALIFIARPLAVFISLAPFGFPLKEQLFVGWVGLRGAVPIILALFPLLADLPNAQRYFDVAFFVVLVSLVLQGWTLAPVARWLGLEVPATPGWHRRLELDLPGQIDYEMVVYMLTEDSPALGETPAGLSLPPGTSVAGLIRGDRVVSGCEAERLAVGDQLLLLARGDDVEALDRLLATAKVPEHLRESRFFGEFVLDAGATLGDVAAVYGVDVADGARATTLADYLAQAFKRRPVVGDRVPLGNLELVVREMEGEVITRVGLKLTR
- a CDS encoding bile acid:sodium symporter family protein is translated as MRAILLFPLLAICFALLAWALPAPFAALKPAIPWLLALVMFGMGMTLRPADFGETLGRPGLIGLGLGLQFLVMPLAAWGVGEALGLSAALLAGLVLVGASPGGTASNVICYLARGDVALSITLTTLSTLLAVLATPLLTWLYVGQRIEVPVGPMLVSVAQIVLLPVALGVAANTLLGRRLAAVQQVFPAVSIAAIVLIIAIVVALNADRLAGLGALLLLAVILHNALGLAAGYAAGRLFGFDRRIARTLAIEVGMQNSGLAVALAAKYFAPAAALPGALFSVWHNLSGAALAAVWSRRGD
- a CDS encoding Rieske (2Fe-2S) protein, translating into MTDALCHIQDLADPGSKGFEVVIDGAPTEIFLVRRGQAVHAYRNSCPHTGGPLDWKPDEYLDGEGEYIMCATHAALFRIEDGLCIGGPCKRQHLTPVPLRVDGDAIYLA
- a CDS encoding carbohydrate kinase, producing the protein MSHILAVGIATLDIVNLVDHYPQEDEELRATGQRIARGGNAANTAVVLAQLGHRVDFAGVLADEPDGHRIEADLANHGVSTRYCARVEGGKSPTSYICLNQTNGSRTIVHYRNLPEFDYAQFAGIPVEAFDWLHFEGRNPAETERMLATARRRLADQPVSLELEKHRDGIESLLPHADVILCSRAFARAAGFDDPEAFLDAWQAKAPQAIWTCTWGGDGAIGRDRNGQRYRSPAFPPPAVLDTLGAGDTFNAGLIAALASGHPLGAALTMACRLAGHKVGQAGFTGLDTNQLAF
- a CDS encoding nuclear transport factor 2 family protein, with the translated sequence MTETVFHTPDEAEAAYYAAFEAADLDAMMNVWAEDEAIVCVHPVGGHHLRGQGHVLEGWVHVFSRELDMKITLSDVVKTVTGDLAVHSGLENIVRAGDPSVSGVVVFTNVYRRYEDGWKMVLHHASPGPREITVKAPEGFIDDYDASRLH
- a CDS encoding CHAD domain-containing protein; this encodes MNRLHENALTRPAPEVVLGLMTERFAEAEEALARIQIDGDEEAVHDFRVAVRRLRSLERAYRPCLAGGALRKLRKRLARVTEATGRARDLEVQLAWLAQEREIMRPHERVGFDWLQQRLGAARQAERRRLRKRIGKHFGKLSASFARLRPGGKEHQPFAAAVAGRVQAVMDRLGVSLRALRTVDDARCAHRTRIEAKRLRYLVEPLCGLLAPADEVVDTLKTLQDLLGEVHDRQVLRLMLREAAEQAGAEHFRRLIELSATHDPEDPLCQAAREQDERAGLARLAREAAEQHDDLMLKLRAQLESGLIAELEGRVGGLLDALDAA
- a CDS encoding AmpG family muropeptide MFS transporter; the protein is MPAPTPPSHETGRPAPRGNARARNWGEALRVYTRPQVVAMNFLGFSAGLPFLLVFSTLTAWLAQAGVQRGVIGFFAWIGITYSIKVFWAPVVDRLRFPLLSRLLGQRRGWMFAAQLGIAGGLVLLALTDPVAQLGLFAGIALFVAFSSATQDITIDAYRIEAAADAQQGAMAAAYVFGYRVATLASGAGALYLASYLSWSLSYLVMAALMLVGIVTTLLIREPVHAHSEAVSELEAGINRALHLDGLGEGRPRRVAAWFARAVIGPFVEFFTRTGWYGLAILLLIAIYRISDISMGAMANPFYLDLGYSLEDIANIAKLFGFVMTIVGALAGGLAVARFGVMWPLFVGAILVAATNLLFSLLAISEPTLVMLAVVISADNLGAGFATSAFIAYLSSLTNRAYTATQYALFSSLMTLPAKIISGFSGLVVEAQGWFFFFLYTTGLGIPTILLALFVIHHRETLARHFNHRQAAERTPDA
- a CDS encoding nuclear transport factor 2 family protein; its protein translation is MANKSRFATANEAEAVFYGSIEAGDLDMLMQVWADDDGILCIHPGGGRLAGRAAIRESWRSILANGSGMRFVLTDEQATLDEDLAVHAVKETITLSNNSQGVMLATNVYRRVGDSWRLIMHHASPEPPRQEAEAPPPSRGTLH